The Haloarchaeobius amylolyticus genome window below encodes:
- the msrB gene encoding peptide-methionine (R)-S-oxide reductase MsrB, translated as MSDSSSETRRDVPETEAEWRERLDDESYNVLREQGTEARFSGEYVDHFEDGKYRCKGCGEVLFDSETKFDHGCGWPSFYAADDGKIEKREDHSHGMHRIEVVCANCESHLGHVFDDGPAPTGKRFCINSVALEFDDEE; from the coding sequence ATGAGCGACAGTTCCTCCGAGACGAGACGAGACGTCCCCGAGACCGAGGCCGAGTGGCGCGAGCGCCTGGACGACGAGTCCTACAACGTGCTGCGCGAACAGGGCACCGAGGCCCGCTTCTCCGGCGAGTACGTCGACCACTTCGAGGACGGGAAGTACCGCTGCAAGGGCTGTGGCGAGGTCCTGTTCGATTCGGAGACGAAGTTCGACCACGGCTGTGGCTGGCCGTCGTTCTACGCCGCGGACGACGGGAAGATCGAGAAGCGCGAAGACCACAGCCATGGCATGCACCGAATCGAGGTCGTGTGTGCGAACTGCGAGAGCCACCTGGGTCACGTCTTCGACGATGGACCGGCGCCAACTGGCAAGCGGTTCTGTATCAACTCGGTGGCGCTGGAGTTCGACGACGAGGAGTGA
- a CDS encoding D-2-hydroxyacid dehydrogenase: MTLPLVLVPHSVGPDRAVALRDALVEAVPDATVRATTTPAETADLLPEAAGYVGYHLDAEARSRAANLRWIHCLSAGVDHYDLDALAEEGVVLTNSSGIHAEPIAEQVLWYLLTFERDMHVGQRQQAAGHWERFEGGEIRGKTLGIVGVGAIGGRTAELASALGMEVLSIKRDTSEVPDGVDELAGPEGLHDLLPRVDYLLLACPLTDETEGLIGREELTLLGDEAVLVNVARGGVVDQDALVRALTYHTIGGAALDVFEAEPLPDDSPLWDLSNVVITPHMAGSSPHKLDRWTEILAENYRKLAAGETDLRNRIV, encoded by the coding sequence ATGACCTTGCCCCTCGTCCTCGTCCCCCACAGCGTCGGACCCGACCGGGCCGTCGCGCTCCGCGACGCGCTGGTGGAGGCAGTTCCCGATGCGACGGTTCGCGCGACCACGACACCCGCAGAGACGGCCGACCTGCTCCCCGAGGCCGCGGGCTACGTCGGGTACCACCTCGACGCCGAGGCCCGGTCCCGGGCCGCGAACCTCCGCTGGATCCACTGCCTGAGCGCCGGCGTCGACCACTACGACCTCGATGCGCTCGCCGAGGAGGGCGTCGTGCTGACGAACTCCTCCGGCATCCACGCCGAACCCATCGCCGAGCAGGTGCTCTGGTACCTGCTGACCTTCGAGCGCGACATGCACGTCGGCCAGCGCCAGCAGGCCGCGGGCCACTGGGAGCGCTTCGAGGGCGGGGAGATACGCGGGAAAACCCTCGGCATCGTCGGCGTCGGTGCCATCGGCGGCCGGACAGCCGAACTCGCCAGCGCGCTCGGGATGGAGGTACTCAGCATCAAGCGGGACACCAGCGAGGTCCCCGACGGGGTGGACGAGCTGGCCGGCCCCGAGGGCCTCCACGACCTGCTCCCACGGGTCGACTACCTGCTGCTCGCGTGTCCGCTCACCGACGAGACCGAGGGCCTCATCGGCCGCGAGGAACTCACGCTACTCGGCGACGAAGCCGTCCTCGTGAACGTCGCCCGCGGCGGGGTCGTCGACCAGGACGCGCTCGTCAGGGCGCTCACCTACCACACCATCGGCGGGGCCGCCCTCGACGTGTTCGAGGCGGAGCCCTTGCCCGACGACTCGCCGCTGTGGGACCTCTCGAACGTCGTCATCACGCCGCACATGGCCGGGTCGAGCCCGCACAAGCTCGACCGCTGGACCGAGATACTGGCCGAGAACTACCGGAAGCTCGCGGCCGGAGAGACGGACCTCCGGAACCGAATCGTCTGA